From the genome of Ziziphus jujuba cultivar Dongzao chromosome 6, ASM3175591v1, one region includes:
- the LOC107429776 gene encoding uncharacterized protein LOC107429776 isoform X1, which translates to MEDVKRWSVTYTKHLKQKRKVYQDGLLDLHTPTNKLLLYDDCEKLLECRMLKKDEVVSCGETLTFNAYLVDVNASEGDQKPATPASTSFARDCKIVGKNKLRPTLSPSQKIIRDFKKREVRKYATTPTATSPDFMESNTREWEVLYTTQITQKAKKYHDGFLQLSTRGSFGRQVMLYDASRNLLDSRFLKNDEVIESGEAIALDAHLVEIGENQGDHKVFKENNCNVNKETGTAPAEHHGSHVQRPVEKGFIKNEFNKFGASHSSRGTTGSSTREWNVMYTTQLTQKAKKYHDGFLQLANCGLRGRQVMLYDLTRKLIDSRFLKKEELIESGESLAFATHLVDIGEPEVKKEPPDNLNVQGKCFNVLQKTGKMHRQQEHLAVNNIVLKGRPHTNSSSGKDVDLKILFSNANKTKANEKVPIDKPLRDASQILSILQKPRAQISMVEDDTNGSTTRSVSPTKEPPVSDVVDLHFPEDDGPPSSSLAHQELSENVDAKESRENVVLKRPPEVASSKASSSCKDSQLVMGTESGNSYQLYSDNMEADTSSDEVNASNRATSATCASYGDDDRKKSEELTCARETVEGPSFDLGF; encoded by the exons ATGGAGGATGTAAAGCGATGGAGCGTGACCTACACGAAGCACTTGAAGCAGAAGCGCAAGGTTTATCAAGACGGTTTATTGGACCTCCATACCCCAACAAACAAG CTACTGCTGTACGATGACTGCGAGAAACTCTTGGAATGCAGGATGTTGAAGAAAGACGAAGTGGTTAGCTGCGGCGAAACACTCACATTCAATGCTTACCTTGTTGATGTTAATGCCTCCGAGGGAGATCAAAAACCTGCTACGCCTGCTTCGACTTCATTTGCAAGAGATTGTAAAATAGTTGGGAAAAACAAATTGCGACCGACTCTGAGTCCGTCTCAAAAGATTATAAGAG ACTTTAAGAAGAGAGAAGTACGGAAGTATGCCACAACGCCGACCGCAACTAGTCCTGATTTTATGGAATCTAATACAAGAG AATGGGAGGTGTTGTACACGACACAAATCACTCAAAAGGCTAAGAAGTATCATGATGGTTTTTTACAACTTTCAACTCGAGGATCCTTCGGGAGGCAG GTCATGCTGTATGATGCAAGCAGGAATCTCTTAGATAGCAGGTTCCTTAAGAATGATGAGGTGATAGAATCTGGAGAAGCAATAGCATTGGATGCTCATCTAGTTGAAATTGGAGAAAACCAGGGAGATCATAaagtttttaaagaaaataattgtaatGTTAATAAGGAAACAGGAACAGCGCCCGCAGAGCACCATGGTTCTCATGTCCAGAGACCTGTCGAAAAAG GGTTTATTAAGAATGAATTCAACAAATTTGGGGCATCTCATAGCAGTAGAGGTACAACAGGATCTAGTACAAGAG AATGGAATGTCATGTACACTACACAATTAACTCAGAAGGCCAAGAAGTATCATGATGGTTTCCTACAACTTGCAAATTGTGGCTTGCGTGGGCGGCAG GTCATGCTTTATGATTTAACCAGGAAACTCATCGACAGCAGATTCCTTAAAAAAGAAGAACTTATAGAATCTGGTGAATCATTGGCTTTTGCTACGCATTTGGTTGACATTGGAGAACCTGAAGTAAAAAAAGAACCTCCAGATAATTTGAATGTTCAAGGAAAGTGTTTCAATGTTCTTCAGAAAACAGGGAAAATGCACAGGCAACAGGAGCATCTTGCAGTCAATAATATTGTTCTTAAAG GAAGACCTCATACGAATTCTTCTTCAGGGAAAGATGTAGACTTAAAAATTCTCTTTTCTAATGCTaacaagacaaaagcaaatgAGAAAGTCCCCATAGACAAGCCTTTACGTGACG CCAGTCAAATTTTATCCATTCTCCAAAAGCCTAGGGCTCAGATAAGCATGGTTGAGGATGATACTAATGGCAGTACGACAAGATCAGTTTCACCCACAAAGGAGCCTCCAGTATCAGATGTTGTGGATTTGCATTTCCCTGAAGATGATGGACCACCAAGTTCATCATTGGCTCATCAGGAATTAAGTGAAAATGTGGACGCTAAAGAATCAAGAGAAAACGTAGTTCTCAAGAGACCGCCTGAAGTTGCATCTTCCAAAG CATCATCTAGTTGTAAGGACAGTCAATTAGTCATGGGCACCGAGTCTGGAAACTCCTACCAG CTTTATTCAGACAACATGGAAGCAGACACTAGCAGTGATGAAGTAAATGCTTCTAATAGAGCAACTTCTGCTACCTGTGCTTCTTATGGTGATGATGACAGGAAGAAATCCGAGGAGCTTACATGTGCAAGGGAAACAGTTGAAGGTCCAAGTTTTGATCttggattttaa
- the LOC107429776 gene encoding uncharacterized protein LOC107429776 isoform X5 — protein MLKKDEVVSCGETLTFNAYLVDVNASEGDQKPATPASTSFARDCKIVGKNKLRPTLSPSQKIIRDFKKREVRKYATTPTATSPDFMESNTREWEVLYTTQITQKAKKYHDGFLQLSTRGSFGRQVMLYDASRNLLDSRFLKNDEVIESGEAIALDAHLVEIGENQGDHKVFKENNCNVNKETGTAPAEHHGSHVQRPVEKGFIKNEFNKFGASHSSRGTTGSSTREWNVMYTTQLTQKAKKYHDGFLQLANCGLRGRQVMLYDLTRKLIDSRFLKKEELIESGESLAFATHLVDIGEPEVKKEPPDNLNVQGKCFNVLQKTGKMHRQQEHLAVNNIVLKGRPHTNSSSGKDVDLKILFSNANKTKANEKVPIDKPLRDASQILSILQKPRAQISMVEDDTNGSTTRSVSPTKEPPVSDVVDLHFPEDDGPPSSSLAHQELSENVDAKESRENVVLKRPPEVASSKASSSCKDSQLVMGTESGNSYQLYSDNMEADTSSDEVNASNRATSATCASYGDDDRKKSEELTCARETVEGPSFDLGF, from the exons ATGTTGAAGAAAGACGAAGTGGTTAGCTGCGGCGAAACACTCACATTCAATGCTTACCTTGTTGATGTTAATGCCTCCGAGGGAGATCAAAAACCTGCTACGCCTGCTTCGACTTCATTTGCAAGAGATTGTAAAATAGTTGGGAAAAACAAATTGCGACCGACTCTGAGTCCGTCTCAAAAGATTATAAGAG ACTTTAAGAAGAGAGAAGTACGGAAGTATGCCACAACGCCGACCGCAACTAGTCCTGATTTTATGGAATCTAATACAAGAG AATGGGAGGTGTTGTACACGACACAAATCACTCAAAAGGCTAAGAAGTATCATGATGGTTTTTTACAACTTTCAACTCGAGGATCCTTCGGGAGGCAG GTCATGCTGTATGATGCAAGCAGGAATCTCTTAGATAGCAGGTTCCTTAAGAATGATGAGGTGATAGAATCTGGAGAAGCAATAGCATTGGATGCTCATCTAGTTGAAATTGGAGAAAACCAGGGAGATCATAaagtttttaaagaaaataattgtaatGTTAATAAGGAAACAGGAACAGCGCCCGCAGAGCACCATGGTTCTCATGTCCAGAGACCTGTCGAAAAAG GGTTTATTAAGAATGAATTCAACAAATTTGGGGCATCTCATAGCAGTAGAGGTACAACAGGATCTAGTACAAGAG AATGGAATGTCATGTACACTACACAATTAACTCAGAAGGCCAAGAAGTATCATGATGGTTTCCTACAACTTGCAAATTGTGGCTTGCGTGGGCGGCAG GTCATGCTTTATGATTTAACCAGGAAACTCATCGACAGCAGATTCCTTAAAAAAGAAGAACTTATAGAATCTGGTGAATCATTGGCTTTTGCTACGCATTTGGTTGACATTGGAGAACCTGAAGTAAAAAAAGAACCTCCAGATAATTTGAATGTTCAAGGAAAGTGTTTCAATGTTCTTCAGAAAACAGGGAAAATGCACAGGCAACAGGAGCATCTTGCAGTCAATAATATTGTTCTTAAAG GAAGACCTCATACGAATTCTTCTTCAGGGAAAGATGTAGACTTAAAAATTCTCTTTTCTAATGCTaacaagacaaaagcaaatgAGAAAGTCCCCATAGACAAGCCTTTACGTGACG CCAGTCAAATTTTATCCATTCTCCAAAAGCCTAGGGCTCAGATAAGCATGGTTGAGGATGATACTAATGGCAGTACGACAAGATCAGTTTCACCCACAAAGGAGCCTCCAGTATCAGATGTTGTGGATTTGCATTTCCCTGAAGATGATGGACCACCAAGTTCATCATTGGCTCATCAGGAATTAAGTGAAAATGTGGACGCTAAAGAATCAAGAGAAAACGTAGTTCTCAAGAGACCGCCTGAAGTTGCATCTTCCAAAG CATCATCTAGTTGTAAGGACAGTCAATTAGTCATGGGCACCGAGTCTGGAAACTCCTACCAG CTTTATTCAGACAACATGGAAGCAGACACTAGCAGTGATGAAGTAAATGCTTCTAATAGAGCAACTTCTGCTACCTGTGCTTCTTATGGTGATGATGACAGGAAGAAATCCGAGGAGCTTACATGTGCAAGGGAAACAGTTGAAGGTCCAAGTTTTGATCttggattttaa
- the LOC107429776 gene encoding uncharacterized protein LOC107429776 isoform X3: MEDVKRWSVTYTKHLKQKRKVYQDGLLDLHTPTNKLLLYDDCEKLLECRMLKKDEVVSCGETLTFNAYLVDVNASEGDQKPATPASTSFARDCKIVGKNKLRPTLSPSQKIIRDFKKREVRKYATTPTATSPDFMESNTREWEVLYTTQITQKAKKYHDGFLQLSTRGSFGRQVMLYDASRNLLDSRFLKNDEVIESGEAIALDAHLVEIGENQGDHKVFKENNCNVNKETGTAPAEHHGSHVQRPVEKEWNVMYTTQLTQKAKKYHDGFLQLANCGLRGRQVMLYDLTRKLIDSRFLKKEELIESGESLAFATHLVDIGEPEVKKEPPDNLNVQGKCFNVLQKTGKMHRQQEHLAVNNIVLKGRPHTNSSSGKDVDLKILFSNANKTKANEKVPIDKPLRDASQILSILQKPRAQISMVEDDTNGSTTRSVSPTKEPPVSDVVDLHFPEDDGPPSSSLAHQELSENVDAKESRENVVLKRPPEVASSKASSSCKDSQLVMGTESGNSYQLYSDNMEADTSSDEVNASNRATSATCASYGDDDRKKSEELTCARETVEGPSFDLGF, encoded by the exons ATGGAGGATGTAAAGCGATGGAGCGTGACCTACACGAAGCACTTGAAGCAGAAGCGCAAGGTTTATCAAGACGGTTTATTGGACCTCCATACCCCAACAAACAAG CTACTGCTGTACGATGACTGCGAGAAACTCTTGGAATGCAGGATGTTGAAGAAAGACGAAGTGGTTAGCTGCGGCGAAACACTCACATTCAATGCTTACCTTGTTGATGTTAATGCCTCCGAGGGAGATCAAAAACCTGCTACGCCTGCTTCGACTTCATTTGCAAGAGATTGTAAAATAGTTGGGAAAAACAAATTGCGACCGACTCTGAGTCCGTCTCAAAAGATTATAAGAG ACTTTAAGAAGAGAGAAGTACGGAAGTATGCCACAACGCCGACCGCAACTAGTCCTGATTTTATGGAATCTAATACAAGAG AATGGGAGGTGTTGTACACGACACAAATCACTCAAAAGGCTAAGAAGTATCATGATGGTTTTTTACAACTTTCAACTCGAGGATCCTTCGGGAGGCAG GTCATGCTGTATGATGCAAGCAGGAATCTCTTAGATAGCAGGTTCCTTAAGAATGATGAGGTGATAGAATCTGGAGAAGCAATAGCATTGGATGCTCATCTAGTTGAAATTGGAGAAAACCAGGGAGATCATAaagtttttaaagaaaataattgtaatGTTAATAAGGAAACAGGAACAGCGCCCGCAGAGCACCATGGTTCTCATGTCCAGAGACCTGTCGAAAAAG AATGGAATGTCATGTACACTACACAATTAACTCAGAAGGCCAAGAAGTATCATGATGGTTTCCTACAACTTGCAAATTGTGGCTTGCGTGGGCGGCAG GTCATGCTTTATGATTTAACCAGGAAACTCATCGACAGCAGATTCCTTAAAAAAGAAGAACTTATAGAATCTGGTGAATCATTGGCTTTTGCTACGCATTTGGTTGACATTGGAGAACCTGAAGTAAAAAAAGAACCTCCAGATAATTTGAATGTTCAAGGAAAGTGTTTCAATGTTCTTCAGAAAACAGGGAAAATGCACAGGCAACAGGAGCATCTTGCAGTCAATAATATTGTTCTTAAAG GAAGACCTCATACGAATTCTTCTTCAGGGAAAGATGTAGACTTAAAAATTCTCTTTTCTAATGCTaacaagacaaaagcaaatgAGAAAGTCCCCATAGACAAGCCTTTACGTGACG CCAGTCAAATTTTATCCATTCTCCAAAAGCCTAGGGCTCAGATAAGCATGGTTGAGGATGATACTAATGGCAGTACGACAAGATCAGTTTCACCCACAAAGGAGCCTCCAGTATCAGATGTTGTGGATTTGCATTTCCCTGAAGATGATGGACCACCAAGTTCATCATTGGCTCATCAGGAATTAAGTGAAAATGTGGACGCTAAAGAATCAAGAGAAAACGTAGTTCTCAAGAGACCGCCTGAAGTTGCATCTTCCAAAG CATCATCTAGTTGTAAGGACAGTCAATTAGTCATGGGCACCGAGTCTGGAAACTCCTACCAG CTTTATTCAGACAACATGGAAGCAGACACTAGCAGTGATGAAGTAAATGCTTCTAATAGAGCAACTTCTGCTACCTGTGCTTCTTATGGTGATGATGACAGGAAGAAATCCGAGGAGCTTACATGTGCAAGGGAAACAGTTGAAGGTCCAAGTTTTGATCttggattttaa
- the LOC107429776 gene encoding uncharacterized protein LOC107429776 isoform X4, whose amino-acid sequence MEDVKRWSVTYTKHLKQKRKVYQDGLLDLHTPTNKLLLYDDCEKLLECRMLKKDEVVSCGETLTFNAYLVDVNASEGDQKPATPASTSFARDCKIVGKNKLRPTLSPSQKIIRDFKKREVRKYATTPTATSPDFMESNTREWEVLYTTQITQKAKKYHDGFLQLSTRGSFGRQVMLYDASRNLLDSRFLKNDEVIESGEAIALDAHLVEIGENQGDHKVFKENNCNVNKETGTAPAEHHGSHVQRPVEKGFIKNEFNKFGASHSSRGTTGSSTREWNVMYTTQLTQKAKKYHDGFLQLANCGLRGRQVMLYDLTRKLIDSRFLKKEELIESGESLAFATHLVDIGEPEVKKEPPDNLNVQGKPHTNSSSGKDVDLKILFSNANKTKANEKVPIDKPLRDASQILSILQKPRAQISMVEDDTNGSTTRSVSPTKEPPVSDVVDLHFPEDDGPPSSSLAHQELSENVDAKESRENVVLKRPPEVASSKASSSCKDSQLVMGTESGNSYQLYSDNMEADTSSDEVNASNRATSATCASYGDDDRKKSEELTCARETVEGPSFDLGF is encoded by the exons ATGGAGGATGTAAAGCGATGGAGCGTGACCTACACGAAGCACTTGAAGCAGAAGCGCAAGGTTTATCAAGACGGTTTATTGGACCTCCATACCCCAACAAACAAG CTACTGCTGTACGATGACTGCGAGAAACTCTTGGAATGCAGGATGTTGAAGAAAGACGAAGTGGTTAGCTGCGGCGAAACACTCACATTCAATGCTTACCTTGTTGATGTTAATGCCTCCGAGGGAGATCAAAAACCTGCTACGCCTGCTTCGACTTCATTTGCAAGAGATTGTAAAATAGTTGGGAAAAACAAATTGCGACCGACTCTGAGTCCGTCTCAAAAGATTATAAGAG ACTTTAAGAAGAGAGAAGTACGGAAGTATGCCACAACGCCGACCGCAACTAGTCCTGATTTTATGGAATCTAATACAAGAG AATGGGAGGTGTTGTACACGACACAAATCACTCAAAAGGCTAAGAAGTATCATGATGGTTTTTTACAACTTTCAACTCGAGGATCCTTCGGGAGGCAG GTCATGCTGTATGATGCAAGCAGGAATCTCTTAGATAGCAGGTTCCTTAAGAATGATGAGGTGATAGAATCTGGAGAAGCAATAGCATTGGATGCTCATCTAGTTGAAATTGGAGAAAACCAGGGAGATCATAaagtttttaaagaaaataattgtaatGTTAATAAGGAAACAGGAACAGCGCCCGCAGAGCACCATGGTTCTCATGTCCAGAGACCTGTCGAAAAAG GGTTTATTAAGAATGAATTCAACAAATTTGGGGCATCTCATAGCAGTAGAGGTACAACAGGATCTAGTACAAGAG AATGGAATGTCATGTACACTACACAATTAACTCAGAAGGCCAAGAAGTATCATGATGGTTTCCTACAACTTGCAAATTGTGGCTTGCGTGGGCGGCAG GTCATGCTTTATGATTTAACCAGGAAACTCATCGACAGCAGATTCCTTAAAAAAGAAGAACTTATAGAATCTGGTGAATCATTGGCTTTTGCTACGCATTTGGTTGACATTGGAGAACCTGAAGTAAAAAAAGAACCTCCAGATAATTTGAATGTTCAAGGAAA ACCTCATACGAATTCTTCTTCAGGGAAAGATGTAGACTTAAAAATTCTCTTTTCTAATGCTaacaagacaaaagcaaatgAGAAAGTCCCCATAGACAAGCCTTTACGTGACG CCAGTCAAATTTTATCCATTCTCCAAAAGCCTAGGGCTCAGATAAGCATGGTTGAGGATGATACTAATGGCAGTACGACAAGATCAGTTTCACCCACAAAGGAGCCTCCAGTATCAGATGTTGTGGATTTGCATTTCCCTGAAGATGATGGACCACCAAGTTCATCATTGGCTCATCAGGAATTAAGTGAAAATGTGGACGCTAAAGAATCAAGAGAAAACGTAGTTCTCAAGAGACCGCCTGAAGTTGCATCTTCCAAAG CATCATCTAGTTGTAAGGACAGTCAATTAGTCATGGGCACCGAGTCTGGAAACTCCTACCAG CTTTATTCAGACAACATGGAAGCAGACACTAGCAGTGATGAAGTAAATGCTTCTAATAGAGCAACTTCTGCTACCTGTGCTTCTTATGGTGATGATGACAGGAAGAAATCCGAGGAGCTTACATGTGCAAGGGAAACAGTTGAAGGTCCAAGTTTTGATCttggattttaa
- the LOC107429776 gene encoding uncharacterized protein LOC107429776 isoform X2, producing the protein MEDVKRWSVTYTKHLKQKRKVYQDGLLDLHTPTNKLLLYDDCEKLLECRMLKKDEVVSCGETLTFNAYLVDVNASEGDQKPATPASTSFARDCKIVGKNKLRPTLSPSQKIIRDFKKREVRKYATTPTATSPDFMESNTREWEVLYTTQITQKAKKYHDGFLQLSTRGSFGRQVMLYDASRNLLDSRFLKNDEVIESGEAIALDAHLVEIGENQGDHKVFKENNCNVNKETGTAPAEHHGSHVQRPVEKGFIKNEFNKFGASHSSREWNVMYTTQLTQKAKKYHDGFLQLANCGLRGRQVMLYDLTRKLIDSRFLKKEELIESGESLAFATHLVDIGEPEVKKEPPDNLNVQGKCFNVLQKTGKMHRQQEHLAVNNIVLKGRPHTNSSSGKDVDLKILFSNANKTKANEKVPIDKPLRDASQILSILQKPRAQISMVEDDTNGSTTRSVSPTKEPPVSDVVDLHFPEDDGPPSSSLAHQELSENVDAKESRENVVLKRPPEVASSKASSSCKDSQLVMGTESGNSYQLYSDNMEADTSSDEVNASNRATSATCASYGDDDRKKSEELTCARETVEGPSFDLGF; encoded by the exons ATGGAGGATGTAAAGCGATGGAGCGTGACCTACACGAAGCACTTGAAGCAGAAGCGCAAGGTTTATCAAGACGGTTTATTGGACCTCCATACCCCAACAAACAAG CTACTGCTGTACGATGACTGCGAGAAACTCTTGGAATGCAGGATGTTGAAGAAAGACGAAGTGGTTAGCTGCGGCGAAACACTCACATTCAATGCTTACCTTGTTGATGTTAATGCCTCCGAGGGAGATCAAAAACCTGCTACGCCTGCTTCGACTTCATTTGCAAGAGATTGTAAAATAGTTGGGAAAAACAAATTGCGACCGACTCTGAGTCCGTCTCAAAAGATTATAAGAG ACTTTAAGAAGAGAGAAGTACGGAAGTATGCCACAACGCCGACCGCAACTAGTCCTGATTTTATGGAATCTAATACAAGAG AATGGGAGGTGTTGTACACGACACAAATCACTCAAAAGGCTAAGAAGTATCATGATGGTTTTTTACAACTTTCAACTCGAGGATCCTTCGGGAGGCAG GTCATGCTGTATGATGCAAGCAGGAATCTCTTAGATAGCAGGTTCCTTAAGAATGATGAGGTGATAGAATCTGGAGAAGCAATAGCATTGGATGCTCATCTAGTTGAAATTGGAGAAAACCAGGGAGATCATAaagtttttaaagaaaataattgtaatGTTAATAAGGAAACAGGAACAGCGCCCGCAGAGCACCATGGTTCTCATGTCCAGAGACCTGTCGAAAAAG GGTTTATTAAGAATGAATTCAACAAATTTGGGGCATCTCATAGCAGTAGAG AATGGAATGTCATGTACACTACACAATTAACTCAGAAGGCCAAGAAGTATCATGATGGTTTCCTACAACTTGCAAATTGTGGCTTGCGTGGGCGGCAG GTCATGCTTTATGATTTAACCAGGAAACTCATCGACAGCAGATTCCTTAAAAAAGAAGAACTTATAGAATCTGGTGAATCATTGGCTTTTGCTACGCATTTGGTTGACATTGGAGAACCTGAAGTAAAAAAAGAACCTCCAGATAATTTGAATGTTCAAGGAAAGTGTTTCAATGTTCTTCAGAAAACAGGGAAAATGCACAGGCAACAGGAGCATCTTGCAGTCAATAATATTGTTCTTAAAG GAAGACCTCATACGAATTCTTCTTCAGGGAAAGATGTAGACTTAAAAATTCTCTTTTCTAATGCTaacaagacaaaagcaaatgAGAAAGTCCCCATAGACAAGCCTTTACGTGACG CCAGTCAAATTTTATCCATTCTCCAAAAGCCTAGGGCTCAGATAAGCATGGTTGAGGATGATACTAATGGCAGTACGACAAGATCAGTTTCACCCACAAAGGAGCCTCCAGTATCAGATGTTGTGGATTTGCATTTCCCTGAAGATGATGGACCACCAAGTTCATCATTGGCTCATCAGGAATTAAGTGAAAATGTGGACGCTAAAGAATCAAGAGAAAACGTAGTTCTCAAGAGACCGCCTGAAGTTGCATCTTCCAAAG CATCATCTAGTTGTAAGGACAGTCAATTAGTCATGGGCACCGAGTCTGGAAACTCCTACCAG CTTTATTCAGACAACATGGAAGCAGACACTAGCAGTGATGAAGTAAATGCTTCTAATAGAGCAACTTCTGCTACCTGTGCTTCTTATGGTGATGATGACAGGAAGAAATCCGAGGAGCTTACATGTGCAAGGGAAACAGTTGAAGGTCCAAGTTTTGATCttggattttaa
- the LOC107429776 gene encoding uncharacterized protein LOC107429776 isoform X6 codes for MPQRRPQLVLILWNLIQEFLRSTLVYFDSSCCVLNVEWEVLYTTQITQKAKKYHDGFLQLSTRGSFGRQVMLYDASRNLLDSRFLKNDEVIESGEAIALDAHLVEIGENQGDHKVFKENNCNVNKETGTAPAEHHGSHVQRPVEKGFIKNEFNKFGASHSSRGTTGSSTREWNVMYTTQLTQKAKKYHDGFLQLANCGLRGRQVMLYDLTRKLIDSRFLKKEELIESGESLAFATHLVDIGEPEVKKEPPDNLNVQGKCFNVLQKTGKMHRQQEHLAVNNIVLKGRPHTNSSSGKDVDLKILFSNANKTKANEKVPIDKPLRDASQILSILQKPRAQISMVEDDTNGSTTRSVSPTKEPPVSDVVDLHFPEDDGPPSSSLAHQELSENVDAKESRENVVLKRPPEVASSKASSSCKDSQLVMGTESGNSYQLYSDNMEADTSSDEVNASNRATSATCASYGDDDRKKSEELTCARETVEGPSFDLGF; via the exons ATGCCACAACGCCGACCGCAACTAGTCCTGATTTTATGGAATCTAATACAAGAG TTTTTGCGCTCTACACTGGTTTACTTTGATTCTAGTTGCTGTGTTCTCAATGTAGAATGGGAGGTGTTGTACACGACACAAATCACTCAAAAGGCTAAGAAGTATCATGATGGTTTTTTACAACTTTCAACTCGAGGATCCTTCGGGAGGCAG GTCATGCTGTATGATGCAAGCAGGAATCTCTTAGATAGCAGGTTCCTTAAGAATGATGAGGTGATAGAATCTGGAGAAGCAATAGCATTGGATGCTCATCTAGTTGAAATTGGAGAAAACCAGGGAGATCATAaagtttttaaagaaaataattgtaatGTTAATAAGGAAACAGGAACAGCGCCCGCAGAGCACCATGGTTCTCATGTCCAGAGACCTGTCGAAAAAG GGTTTATTAAGAATGAATTCAACAAATTTGGGGCATCTCATAGCAGTAGAGGTACAACAGGATCTAGTACAAGAG AATGGAATGTCATGTACACTACACAATTAACTCAGAAGGCCAAGAAGTATCATGATGGTTTCCTACAACTTGCAAATTGTGGCTTGCGTGGGCGGCAG GTCATGCTTTATGATTTAACCAGGAAACTCATCGACAGCAGATTCCTTAAAAAAGAAGAACTTATAGAATCTGGTGAATCATTGGCTTTTGCTACGCATTTGGTTGACATTGGAGAACCTGAAGTAAAAAAAGAACCTCCAGATAATTTGAATGTTCAAGGAAAGTGTTTCAATGTTCTTCAGAAAACAGGGAAAATGCACAGGCAACAGGAGCATCTTGCAGTCAATAATATTGTTCTTAAAG GAAGACCTCATACGAATTCTTCTTCAGGGAAAGATGTAGACTTAAAAATTCTCTTTTCTAATGCTaacaagacaaaagcaaatgAGAAAGTCCCCATAGACAAGCCTTTACGTGACG CCAGTCAAATTTTATCCATTCTCCAAAAGCCTAGGGCTCAGATAAGCATGGTTGAGGATGATACTAATGGCAGTACGACAAGATCAGTTTCACCCACAAAGGAGCCTCCAGTATCAGATGTTGTGGATTTGCATTTCCCTGAAGATGATGGACCACCAAGTTCATCATTGGCTCATCAGGAATTAAGTGAAAATGTGGACGCTAAAGAATCAAGAGAAAACGTAGTTCTCAAGAGACCGCCTGAAGTTGCATCTTCCAAAG CATCATCTAGTTGTAAGGACAGTCAATTAGTCATGGGCACCGAGTCTGGAAACTCCTACCAG CTTTATTCAGACAACATGGAAGCAGACACTAGCAGTGATGAAGTAAATGCTTCTAATAGAGCAACTTCTGCTACCTGTGCTTCTTATGGTGATGATGACAGGAAGAAATCCGAGGAGCTTACATGTGCAAGGGAAACAGTTGAAGGTCCAAGTTTTGATCttggattttaa
- the LOC107429799 gene encoding uncharacterized protein LOC107429799, producing MSALFNFNSFLTVVLLVICTCTFLKMQFPTFLEQKTGFRGFFWKAARIGERLSPWVAAGCFTMGVSIIFF from the exons ATG TCGGCgcttttcaatttcaattcgTTCTTGACGGTGGTGTTGTTGGTGATTTGCACATGCACTTTCTTGAAGATGCAGTTCCCAACCTTCCTTGAACAGAAAACTGG GTTCCGCGGATTCTTTTGGAAGGCAGCTAGAATAG GTGAACGTTTGAGTCCTTGGGTGGCTGCTGGATGCTTCACGATGGGAGTCTCAATCATATTCTTCTAA